The following are from one region of the Oncorhynchus kisutch isolate 150728-3 unplaced genomic scaffold, Okis_V2 Okis03b-Okis08b_hom, whole genome shotgun sequence genome:
- the LOC116359548 gene encoding potassium voltage-gated channel subfamily G member 4-like yields the protein MPIISNANHDFTNYSVSSDNSSLDRFFTEIPETETVKGVYYQSAQLLRNDPNGAWPSVDHTLQALINVGGNRYTFPWTTLEQFPLTRLGQLRLCSSPEDIASLCDDYDETQREYFFDRNPTAFRVILNFLAAGKLRLLRELCAVSLHDELDYWGVDPAHMERCCRRRMLTRVEEVAERERKEEEWRQRRMKLQRLPLLAETETGYRRLMSRLREVVENPHSGLAGKMFACFSVIMVAVTVISLCISTMPDLRQEESKGECSQKCRHMFVVETVCVAWFSLEFMLRFLHARSKLEFARGPLNIIDAVAILPYYISLVVVENNTLEDGSAGAGRGYLDKLGLVLRLMRALRILYVMRLARHSLGLQTLGLTMQRSTQEFSLLLLFITVGMALFSPMVHLAESELAPNAATAPQHSFSSIPASYWWAIISMTTVGYGDMVPRSIPGQVVALSSILSGILIMAFPATSIFHMFSRSYQELKLEHERLWKEETGAALAADNLENRREREVEREAEVEMKAEAVAETDSYWPRRRDFVESLCQSPGYAPGLGGNRGVMGGMTEGQQAILPAGGNREMMGRMTEEQQAILPAAAF from the exons ATGCCCATCATCAGCAACGCTAACCATGACTTCACCAACTACTCGGTCAGCAGTGACAACAGCAGTCTGGACCGCTTCTTCACAGAGatcccagagacagagacagtcaagGGAGTGTACTATCAGAGTGCCCAGCTGCTCCGCAACGACCCCAACGGGGCCTGGCCCTCTGTCGACCACACCCTGCag GCCTTGATCAATGTAGGGGGTAACCGCTACACGTTCCCCTGGACCACCCTGGAGCAGTTCCCTCTCACCCGGCTTGGGCAGCTTCGTCTCTGCTCCAGCCCCGAGGACATCGCCAGCCTCTGTGACGACTACGACGAGACCCAGAGGGAGTACTTTTTCGACCGGAACCCCACAGCGTTCCGGGTCATCTTGAACTTCCTGGCGGCCGGGAAGCTCCGCCTCCTGCGGGAGCTGTGTGCGGTGTCACTGCACGATGAGCTGGACTACTGGGGGGTCGACCCCGCCCACATGGAACGCTGCTGCCGCCGGCGCATGTTGACACGTGTCGAGGAG GTGGCGGAGCGTGAGCgtaaggaggaggagtggagacagaggaggatgAAGCTACAGAGGCTTCCCCTGTTGGCTGAGACTGAGACGGGCTACCGCAGGCTGATGAGCAG GTTGAGAGAGGTGGTGGAGAACCCCCACTCTGGCTTGGCAGGGAAGATGTTCGCCTGCTTCTCTGTGATCATGGTAGCTGTGACAGTCATCAGCCTCTGTATCAGCACCATGCCTGATCTACGCCAAGAGGAGAGCAAG ggCGAGTGTTCCCAGAAGTGTCGTCACATGTTTGTTGTGGAGACGGTGTGCGTAGCCTGGTTCTCCTTGGAGTTCATGCTGCGGTTCCTCCATGCTCGATCCAAACTAGAATTTGCCCGTGGGCCCCTGAACATCATTGATGCTGTGGCCATCCTACCCTACTACATTTCTCTGGTGGTGGTGGAAAACAACACTCTGGAGGATGGCAGTGCAGGAGCAG GTAGGGGGTACCTGGACAAGCTGGGTCTGGTCCTGCGGCTGATGCGTGCGTTGCGTATCCTGTACGTGATGCGGCTGGCGCGCCACTCCCTGGGCCTCCAGACCCTTGGCCTGACCATGCAGCGCAGCACCCAAGAGTTCAGCCTCCTCCTGCTCTTCATCACCGTCGGCATGGCCCTCTTCTCTCCCATGGTGCACCTGGCCGAGAGCGAGCTGGCGCCCAACGCTGCCACCGCGCCCCAGCACAGCTTCAGCAGCATCCCAGCTTCCTATTGGTGGGCCATCATCTCCATGACGACCGTGGGCTACGGGGACATGGTGCCGAGGAGCATCCCGGGTCAGGTGGTAGCGCTGAGCAGCATCCTGAGTGGAATTCTCATCATGGCGTTTCCTGCTACTTCCATATTCCACATGTTCTCCAGGAGCTACCAGGAGCTGAAGCTGGAGCACGAGAGGCTGTGGAAGGAGGAGACGGGGGCCGCTCTGGCCGCTGACAacctggagaacaggagggaaagggaggtggagagggaggcgGAAGTAGAGATGAAGGCGGAAGCTGTCGCGGAAACGGACAGCTACTGGCCCAGACGCCGAGACTTTGTGGAGTCTCTGTGCCAGTCCCCAGGCTATGCTCCCGGcttgggggggaacagaggggtgaTGGGAGGGATGACAGAGGGGCAGCAGGCTATACTCCCGGCTGGGGGGAACAGAGAGATGATGGGAAGGATGACAGAGGAACAGCAGGCTATACTCCCGGCTGCAGCATTCTGA